Proteins from one Mercurialis annua linkage group LG7, ddMerAnnu1.2, whole genome shotgun sequence genomic window:
- the LOC126656867 gene encoding uncharacterized protein LOC126656867: MEKYFKKKTMCELSPSIPNKKSNNQEHQNLKNNMDKVDLANLPLDPALRKPIVNYNPNIQEEVRRRYLQTGPLSKDHAGSTDAFVVEGFTNWKKKEKLQIHIGGPKSAHNQAANKQGFAFRGHDESDDSNRPGSFKATLHLICDHNEDIKRVAIDQCPRNLKLTSPDIQKDIVNACAIETTNSILHELGNKLFSILVDESRDIACKEQMALVIRYVNKEGKVVERLLDIVHVQDTSALSLKASIEAIFPSTI, translated from the exons ATGGAgaaatattttaagaaaaaaactATGTGTGAACTATCACCGTCTattccaaataaaaagagtaatAATCAAGAGcatcaaaatttgaaaaataacatGGACAAAGTTGATTTAGCAAATCTTCCATTGGATCCTGCATTGCGAAAGCCGATTGTAAATTATAATCCTAACATACAAGAGGAAGTTCGAAGAAGATACTTACAAACCGGGCCTT TAAGTAAGGATCATGCAGGTAGCACTGATGCATTTGTTGTGGAAGGTTTTACCAATtggaagaagaaagagaaattaCAGATACATATTGGAGGACCTAAGAGTGCACACAATCAAGCTGCCAACAA GCAAGGTTTTGCTTTCCGTGGTCATGATGAATCAGATGATTCAAATAGACCAGGGAGTTTCAAGGCAACTTTGCACCTTATTTGTGATCATAATGAGGATATTAAAAGGGTTGCGATAGATCAATGTCCAAGAAATTTGAAATTGACGTCTCCGGATATTCAGAAGGATATTGTAAATGCTTGTGCAATTGAAACTACCAACTCAATCCTTCATGAGTTGGGAAATAAGTTGTTCTCTATTCTTGTTGATGAATCTCGTGATATAGCCTGTAAAGAACAAATGGCACTAGTCATACGCTATGTGAATAAGGAAGGCAAAGTGGTTGAGCGTCTTTTAGATATAGTTCATGTGCAAGACACTAGTGCTTTATCACTAAAGGCGTCAATTGAAGCAATTTTTCCAAGCACAATTTGA